A genomic segment from Microbacterium sp. SORGH_AS_0428 encodes:
- a CDS encoding MFS transporter, with the protein MSSATATAPANSRARVITASLVGTTIEFYDFYAYATAAVLVFPILFFPTGDDTTSLLASFGVFGAAMVARPIGAFVFGHFGDRFGRKATLVVSLLTMGVATFLIGCLPTYQVVGWWAALLLLVLRLAQGFALGGEWSGAALVATENAPKGKRAWYGTFPQLGAPIGFIIANTIFLAINFALPHPDGTAQRSEAFLAWGWRVPFLFSAVMVIIGLWVRLRLVESDTFQKAEQKGALRKFPLGEVIRGHWRPLILGTFIMLATYVLFYLMTNFTLTYGTKPTPAGAEAAAQASGTAFDAGVYVAGQGFGYIDFVIMQIIGVVFFGIFTLLSGPVADAIGRRKLLIWVTAAIIVFGLTFNLFLLPMADPKFTGALTQAFLVFGFMLMGATFGPMGALLPELFPTNVRYTGSAISYNVASILGAAVAPSIALGLWAAAGGQPWLVGLYLSGSAVLTLIALILSKETRDIDYDENLGLGETASL; encoded by the coding sequence ATGTCTTCTGCCACCGCAACGGCTCCCGCGAACTCCCGCGCCCGCGTCATCACCGCGAGCCTCGTGGGAACCACCATCGAGTTCTACGACTTCTACGCCTACGCGACCGCCGCCGTCCTCGTCTTCCCGATCCTCTTCTTCCCGACCGGCGACGACACCACGTCGCTGCTCGCCTCGTTCGGCGTCTTCGGCGCCGCGATGGTCGCCCGCCCGATCGGGGCGTTCGTCTTCGGCCACTTCGGCGACCGCTTCGGCCGCAAGGCGACGCTGGTCGTCTCATTGCTCACGATGGGTGTGGCGACCTTCCTCATCGGGTGCCTGCCCACCTACCAGGTGGTCGGCTGGTGGGCGGCGCTGCTGCTGCTCGTGCTGCGTCTCGCGCAGGGCTTCGCGCTGGGCGGCGAGTGGTCGGGGGCCGCACTGGTCGCGACGGAGAACGCTCCGAAGGGCAAGCGCGCCTGGTACGGCACCTTCCCGCAGCTGGGTGCGCCGATCGGCTTTATCATCGCCAACACCATCTTCCTCGCGATCAACTTCGCGCTCCCGCATCCCGACGGCACCGCGCAGCGCTCCGAGGCGTTCCTGGCCTGGGGATGGCGCGTGCCGTTCCTGTTCTCAGCCGTCATGGTGATCATCGGCCTCTGGGTGCGTCTGCGCCTGGTCGAGTCCGACACGTTCCAGAAGGCGGAGCAGAAGGGCGCACTGCGCAAGTTCCCCCTCGGCGAGGTCATCCGCGGCCACTGGCGTCCTCTGATCCTCGGCACGTTCATCATGCTCGCCACCTACGTGCTGTTCTATCTGATGACGAACTTCACCCTGACGTACGGCACCAAGCCGACCCCCGCGGGCGCCGAGGCGGCGGCACAGGCATCCGGCACGGCGTTCGACGCCGGAGTGTATGTCGCCGGGCAGGGCTTCGGGTACATCGACTTCGTGATCATGCAGATCATCGGCGTCGTGTTCTTCGGCATCTTCACGCTCCTGTCGGGACCGGTCGCCGACGCCATCGGACGCCGCAAGCTCCTCATCTGGGTCACGGCCGCCATCATCGTGTTCGGACTCACGTTCAACCTGTTCCTGCTGCCCATGGCCGACCCGAAGTTCACGGGCGCTCTCACGCAGGCCTTCCTCGTGTTCGGCTTCATGCTCATGGGAGCCACGTTCGGACCGATGGGGGCGCTGCTGCCGGAGCTCTTCCCGACGAACGTGCGCTACACCGGTTCGGCGATCTCGTACAACGTCGCCTCGATCCTCGGCGCGGCCGTCGCACCCTCGATCGCGCTCGGGCTGTGGGCCGCCGCCGGGGGTCAGCCCTGGCTCGTGGGTCTGTATCTGTCGGGATCGGCCGTGCTGACCCTCATCGCCCTGATCCTGTCGAAGGAGACCCGCGACATCGACTACGACGAGAACCTCGGTCTCGGCGAGACCGCCTCGCTGTAG
- the ribA gene encoding GTP cyclohydrolase II: MSLSSIPEALEALAAGRPVIVADDENRENEGDVILSAQLATPEWIAWTVRWSSGFICAPMPAEWADRLDLPPMVEVNQDARGTAYTVSVDAASGVTTGISAADRAHTLNVLADPASAPSSVNRPGHILPLRAVDGGVRERGGHTEAAVDLMRLAGLEPVGAIAEIVDEDGSMMRLPGLMALGERDNIPVITIEQLVGYLDDVDPREEPSAASSHRRRVSLRAEATVPTSHGEFRFLAYKDRVTGTDHLAVVKGELDDAPLVRVHSECLTGEAFGSLKCECGPQLDAALDRIEKDGGVVVYMRGHEGRGIGLINKLRAYNLQERGLDTVDANLALGLPADARDYAAAAGILADLGVERVRLLTNNTDKVTQLRALGLDVVEQVPLLVGVGPNNHQYLATKRDRMGHIIADEDLTEALAQMKENR; the protein is encoded by the coding sequence ATGAGTCTGAGTTCCATTCCCGAGGCCCTCGAGGCCCTCGCCGCCGGTCGCCCGGTCATCGTCGCCGACGACGAGAACCGTGAGAACGAGGGCGATGTGATCCTCTCGGCCCAGCTCGCGACCCCCGAGTGGATCGCGTGGACGGTGCGCTGGTCGAGCGGCTTCATCTGCGCACCCATGCCCGCGGAGTGGGCGGACCGCCTGGATCTTCCTCCCATGGTCGAGGTGAACCAGGATGCGCGCGGCACCGCGTACACGGTCAGCGTCGATGCCGCATCCGGCGTGACGACCGGCATCAGCGCCGCCGACCGGGCGCACACGCTGAACGTGCTGGCGGATCCGGCATCCGCGCCCTCCTCGGTGAACCGCCCGGGCCACATCCTGCCGCTGCGCGCGGTGGACGGCGGCGTGCGCGAGCGCGGCGGCCACACCGAGGCGGCTGTCGACCTCATGCGCCTGGCAGGGCTCGAGCCCGTCGGCGCGATCGCCGAGATCGTCGACGAGGACGGCAGCATGATGCGCCTTCCCGGTCTCATGGCGCTCGGCGAGCGCGACAATATCCCCGTCATCACGATCGAGCAGCTCGTGGGCTACCTGGACGACGTGGACCCGCGCGAGGAGCCCTCTGCCGCGTCGTCGCACCGCCGTCGGGTGAGCTTGCGCGCCGAGGCGACCGTGCCCACCTCGCACGGCGAGTTCCGTTTCCTCGCCTACAAGGACCGCGTGACCGGCACGGACCACCTGGCCGTCGTCAAGGGTGAGCTCGATGACGCGCCGCTCGTGCGCGTGCACTCCGAGTGCCTGACCGGCGAGGCCTTCGGTTCGCTGAAGTGCGAGTGCGGCCCGCAGCTGGATGCGGCGCTCGACCGCATCGAGAAGGACGGCGGTGTCGTGGTGTACATGCGCGGACACGAGGGCCGCGGCATCGGCCTCATCAACAAGCTGCGCGCCTACAACCTGCAGGAGCGGGGTCTGGACACGGTCGATGCGAACCTGGCGCTGGGTCTTCCCGCCGATGCGCGTGACTACGCCGCCGCCGCCGGAATCCTCGCCGACCTCGGCGTCGAACGGGTACGCCTTCTGACCAACAACACCGACAAGGTCACGCAGTTGCGCGCCCTCGGTCTCGACGTCGTCGAGCAGGTTCCGCTGCTCGTGGGCGTCGGCCCCAACAACCACCAGTACCTCGCCACCAAGCGCGACCGGATGGGACACATCATCGCGGACGAGGACCTCACCGAAGCGCTCGCGCAGATGAAGGAGAACCGATGA
- a CDS encoding phosphoenolpyruvate carboxykinase (GTP), protein MALAESYTSSAPTRPTAARTATTYGARPTASGPGMAALTRWVDEIAALTQPDRIHWVDGSQAENDMLLRSMVDAGSLIKLNPEWRPGSYLARSHPSDVARTEGRTFIASEKEEDAGPTNNWAEPDAMRTRLDALFAGSMRGRTMYVVPFSMGTVGGPLSHIGVQVTDSPYAVVSINIMTRVGSAVLQQIADGAEWVRTVHSVGAPLEPGQADVAWPCNDDKYIVHFPDTLEVYSYGSGYGGNAILAKKCFALRIASVIGRNEGWLAEHMLLIRVISPEGKRYHVAAAFPSACGKTNLAMLRPTIPGWRVETLGDDIAWLRPGEDGRLWAINPEAGFFGVAPGTGESTNATAVETLWGNTIFTNVALRPDGDVWWEGLTDEAPAELIDWEGNPWTPASGRPAAHPNSRFTVAAAQCPQVAEDWETPEGVPLDAILFGGRRATNVPLVVEATDWAHGVFLGATISSERTAAAEGTVGELRRDPFAMLPFCGYNMADYFAHWIKVGGSLRFDRAPRVFQVNWFRRGADGRFLWPGFGDNVRVLEWIVRRLESEVPAEPSPIGRLPRPEDLNLEGTDVTDADLAELFAIDPESWLAEAELTEEFFDTFGDRIPSALRAELASLRYRLTRV, encoded by the coding sequence ATGGCCCTTGCTGAGAGCTACACCTCGAGCGCCCCCACGCGCCCCACCGCCGCCCGCACGGCGACGACCTACGGTGCTCGCCCGACCGCATCCGGGCCCGGTATGGCCGCGCTGACCCGGTGGGTCGACGAGATCGCCGCCCTCACCCAGCCCGACCGCATCCACTGGGTCGACGGATCGCAGGCCGAGAACGACATGCTGCTGCGATCGATGGTGGATGCGGGCTCTCTCATCAAGCTCAACCCCGAGTGGCGTCCGGGGTCGTACCTCGCTCGCTCCCACCCCAGCGACGTCGCCCGCACCGAGGGTCGCACCTTCATCGCCTCCGAGAAGGAGGAGGACGCGGGCCCGACGAACAACTGGGCGGAGCCCGACGCGATGCGCACCCGCCTCGACGCGCTGTTCGCGGGCTCCATGCGCGGGCGGACGATGTACGTGGTGCCGTTCTCGATGGGAACCGTCGGCGGCCCGCTCTCGCACATCGGCGTTCAGGTGACGGACTCGCCCTACGCCGTCGTCTCGATCAACATCATGACGCGCGTCGGATCCGCCGTCCTGCAGCAGATCGCGGACGGCGCCGAGTGGGTGCGCACCGTGCACTCGGTGGGTGCTCCGCTGGAGCCCGGCCAAGCCGATGTCGCGTGGCCCTGCAACGACGACAAGTACATCGTCCACTTCCCGGACACGCTCGAGGTCTACTCGTACGGCTCGGGCTACGGCGGCAACGCGATCCTCGCGAAGAAGTGCTTCGCGCTGCGCATCGCCTCGGTGATCGGGCGCAACGAGGGCTGGCTCGCCGAGCACATGCTGCTCATCCGAGTCATCAGCCCCGAGGGCAAGCGCTACCACGTCGCCGCGGCGTTCCCGTCGGCGTGCGGCAAGACGAACCTCGCGATGCTGCGCCCCACCATCCCGGGATGGCGCGTCGAGACCCTCGGCGACGACATCGCGTGGCTGCGGCCGGGCGAGGACGGGCGCCTGTGGGCGATCAACCCGGAGGCGGGCTTCTTCGGCGTCGCGCCGGGCACGGGCGAGTCGACCAACGCCACGGCGGTGGAGACGCTGTGGGGCAACACGATCTTCACGAACGTGGCGCTGCGCCCCGACGGGGATGTGTGGTGGGAGGGCCTCACCGACGAGGCCCCCGCCGAGCTCATCGACTGGGAGGGAAACCCCTGGACCCCCGCCTCGGGTCGACCCGCCGCGCATCCGAACTCGCGCTTCACCGTCGCCGCCGCACAGTGCCCGCAGGTCGCGGAGGACTGGGAGACGCCGGAGGGCGTGCCGCTGGACGCCATCCTGTTCGGCGGTCGCCGCGCCACCAACGTGCCGCTCGTCGTCGAAGCCACGGACTGGGCGCACGGCGTGTTCCTCGGAGCGACGATCTCGTCCGAGCGGACGGCCGCCGCCGAGGGGACCGTCGGAGAGCTGCGCCGCGACCCGTTCGCGATGCTCCCGTTCTGCGGCTACAACATGGCCGACTACTTCGCGCACTGGATCAAGGTCGGCGGGTCGCTGCGCTTCGACCGCGCGCCGCGCGTGTTCCAGGTGAACTGGTTCCGCCGCGGTGCCGACGGCCGGTTCCTCTGGCCGGGCTTCGGTGACAACGTGCGCGTGCTGGAGTGGATCGTGCGCCGCCTCGAGTCCGAGGTGCCGGCCGAGCCCAGCCCGATCGGGCGACTGCCTCGCCCCGAGGACCTCAACCTGGAGGGAACCGATGTCACGGACGCGGATCTGGCGGAGCTGTTCGCGATCGACCCGGAATCGTGGCTGGCGGAGGCGGAGCTGACGGAGGAGTTCTTCGACACCTTCGGCGACCGCATCCCGTCGGCGCTGCGTGCCGAGCTCGCCTCCCTGCGCTACCGCCTCACGCGCGTCTGA
- the ribH gene encoding 6,7-dimethyl-8-ribityllumazine synthase produces MSGHGAPQQSEIDARGLRVVIVAGTWHETISDGLIAGAERVLTASGADYSLVRVAGSFELPVVAKAALESGADAVIALGVIIRGGTPHFEFVSSAATDGLTRVALDTGKPVGFGVLTLDDEKQGLDRAGLSGSKEDKGAEAADAALRTALTLRELRG; encoded by the coding sequence ATGAGCGGCCACGGCGCCCCCCAGCAGAGCGAGATCGACGCGCGCGGCCTTCGGGTCGTGATCGTCGCCGGCACCTGGCACGAGACGATCAGCGACGGGCTCATCGCCGGCGCGGAGCGGGTGCTCACCGCATCCGGCGCCGACTACTCGCTCGTGCGCGTGGCGGGCTCGTTCGAGCTCCCCGTCGTCGCCAAGGCGGCGCTGGAGTCCGGCGCCGACGCGGTCATCGCCCTCGGTGTGATCATCCGCGGCGGCACCCCCCACTTCGAGTTCGTCTCCTCCGCCGCGACCGACGGCCTGACCCGCGTCGCCCTCGACACCGGCAAGCCCGTCGGCTTCGGGGTGCTGACGCTCGACGACGAGAAGCAGGGACTCGATCGCGCGGGGCTCTCCGGCTCGAAGGAGGACAAGGGCGCGGAGGCGGCGGATGCGGCACTGCGCACCGCCCTGACGCTGCGCGAGCTCCGCGGCTGA
- a CDS encoding riboflavin synthase, giving the protein MFTGIVEEIGTVTHTEPSGDGVRLTVNAPRAVSDAAHGDSISVSGVCLTVVDQGEDWFTADVMRQTLDVTAIGGVAAGTPVNIERATAAGGRLGGHIVQGHVDGTGRVLEVRPGTQWRVIRISLPTDLAPLVVDKGSIALDGVSLTVSAASDPSAAEPWFEVSLIPETLAATTLGARVAGDVVNLETDILARHVQRLLAFAPATEGGSR; this is encoded by the coding sequence ATGTTCACCGGGATCGTGGAAGAGATCGGCACCGTCACGCACACGGAGCCCTCGGGCGACGGCGTGCGGCTGACGGTCAACGCCCCTCGAGCGGTATCGGATGCGGCGCACGGCGACTCGATCTCCGTCTCGGGCGTCTGCCTCACCGTCGTCGATCAGGGCGAGGACTGGTTCACCGCCGACGTCATGCGCCAGACGCTCGACGTCACCGCGATCGGCGGCGTCGCAGCGGGAACGCCCGTCAACATCGAGCGCGCGACGGCCGCCGGCGGACGCCTGGGCGGCCACATCGTGCAGGGTCACGTCGACGGCACGGGCCGCGTGCTCGAGGTGCGCCCCGGCACCCAGTGGCGGGTCATCCGCATCTCGCTGCCGACGGACCTCGCCCCGCTGGTGGTCGACAAAGGCTCGATCGCGCTCGACGGCGTCTCCCTCACGGTGAGCGCCGCGAGCGACCCGTCCGCCGCAGAGCCCTGGTTCGAGGTGTCGCTGATCCCCGAGACACTCGCCGCCACGACGCTCGGCGCGCGCGTCGCGGGCGACGTCGTCAATCTGGAGACCGACATCCTGGCGCGTCACGTGCAGCGACTGCTGGCCTTCGCCCCCGCAACGGAAGGTGGCTCGCGATGA
- a CDS encoding ABC transporter ATP-binding protein, producing MSSPAPARRSPFARLKKDEGPRANLRQLLPFLFEHKRVLVVVTVLSVVAAVTTLGQPLLVGELIARVQANEGLGLLVWGLVALVVGSSLVSGYQHYLLQRTGTAVVFSSRRRLIARILHLPIREFDARRTGDLVSRVGTDTTLLYAVLTQGLADSVGNVLIFVGAVIAMLLIDPLLLLLILVVIGASIAVVGVLSGRIRRATREQQETVGELASGVERAVGSIRTVRAAGAGDREQASLEGVAERAYGSGVRVAKASALVVPVAGVALQLSLLVVLGVGGFRVASGAITIASLVTFVMFLFFLVQPLGSFFGAITSVSQALGALGRIQEVLDLPTETQDDAQIAAQVVPVTDADPADIAVEFRDVHFRYPAAVAAARAKTEAEARALLEVARVDTSALEAVADEAGDVLRGVSLRVPRGSRVALVGPSGAGKSTTLALIERFYDPTAGAILLGGRDIRTLDRGDLRAQLGYVEQDAPTLAGTLGDNLRLASPDASEEACEAVLRAVNLGEVLDRSPEGLAAPVGEGGVMLSGGERQRLAIARALLAAPPILLLDESTSSLDGLNEQRMREAIDAVAEGRTLIVIAHRLSTVVDSDLIVVMDHGRVVGAGTHSELVADVPLYRDLAKHQLLV from the coding sequence ATGTCCAGCCCCGCTCCCGCCCGTCGCAGTCCGTTCGCACGCCTCAAGAAGGATGAGGGACCGCGCGCCAACCTGCGCCAGTTGCTCCCGTTCCTCTTCGAGCACAAACGGGTGCTCGTCGTGGTCACGGTGCTCAGCGTCGTGGCCGCGGTCACGACGCTCGGGCAGCCACTGCTGGTGGGCGAGCTGATCGCCCGCGTGCAGGCGAATGAGGGGCTCGGGCTGCTCGTATGGGGATTGGTCGCGCTCGTCGTCGGGTCGTCGCTGGTGTCCGGCTATCAGCACTACCTGCTGCAGCGCACCGGCACCGCGGTCGTCTTCTCGAGCCGTCGCCGGCTCATCGCCCGCATCCTCCACCTGCCGATCCGCGAGTTCGACGCCCGGCGCACCGGCGACCTCGTCTCGCGGGTCGGAACCGACACGACGCTCCTCTACGCGGTGCTCACGCAGGGGCTCGCCGACTCGGTCGGCAACGTGCTGATCTTCGTCGGCGCGGTCATCGCCATGCTGCTGATCGATCCGCTGCTGCTCCTGCTCATCCTCGTCGTCATCGGCGCCTCGATCGCCGTCGTCGGCGTCCTCAGCGGACGCATCCGTCGCGCGACCCGGGAGCAGCAGGAGACGGTGGGCGAGCTCGCCTCGGGCGTGGAACGCGCCGTCGGCTCGATCCGCACCGTGCGCGCCGCAGGCGCCGGTGACCGCGAGCAGGCGAGCCTCGAGGGCGTCGCCGAGCGCGCGTACGGCAGCGGCGTGCGCGTGGCGAAGGCCTCGGCTCTCGTGGTTCCCGTCGCGGGTGTCGCGCTGCAGCTCTCGCTTCTCGTCGTGCTGGGCGTCGGCGGCTTCCGGGTCGCCTCGGGTGCGATCACGATCGCGAGCCTGGTCACGTTCGTGATGTTCCTGTTCTTCCTGGTCCAGCCGCTGGGCTCCTTCTTCGGCGCGATCACGTCCGTCAGCCAGGCGCTGGGCGCGCTCGGCCGCATCCAGGAGGTCCTGGACCTGCCGACCGAGACGCAGGACGACGCGCAGATCGCGGCGCAGGTCGTCCCGGTGACGGATGCGGATCCCGCCGATATCGCGGTGGAGTTCCGCGACGTGCACTTCCGCTATCCGGCGGCCGTCGCCGCCGCGCGCGCCAAGACCGAGGCGGAGGCGCGTGCACTTCTCGAGGTGGCCCGCGTGGACACGTCAGCGCTGGAGGCGGTCGCGGATGAAGCCGGCGACGTGCTGCGCGGCGTCTCGCTGCGCGTGCCGCGGGGCTCGCGTGTCGCACTGGTGGGCCCGTCGGGCGCGGGTAAGAGCACGACCCTGGCCCTCATCGAGCGGTTCTACGACCCGACGGCGGGCGCCATCCTGCTGGGCGGTCGCGACATCCGGACCCTCGACCGCGGGGACCTGCGCGCGCAGCTGGGGTACGTGGAGCAGGACGCCCCGACGCTCGCGGGCACGCTCGGCGACAACCTGCGCCTGGCCTCGCCCGACGCGAGCGAAGAGGCGTGCGAGGCCGTCCTGCGCGCGGTGAATCTCGGCGAGGTGCTGGACCGCTCCCCCGAGGGCCTCGCCGCGCCCGTCGGCGAGGGCGGCGTGATGCTCTCCGGCGGCGAGCGTCAGCGCCTGGCGATCGCCCGCGCGCTGCTGGCTGCTCCCCCCATCCTGCTCCTGGACGAGTCGACCTCGTCGCTAGACGGACTGAACGAGCAGCGGATGCGGGAGGCGATCGACGCCGTCGCCGAGGGACGCACCCTCATCGTGATCGCGCACCGACTGTCGACCGTCGTCGACAGCGACCTCATCGTCGTGATGGATCACGGCCGGGTCGTCGGCGCGGGCACGCACTCCGAGCTCGTCGCCGATGTGCCGCTGTACCGTGACCTCGCCAAGCACCAGCTGCTGGTCTGA
- a CDS encoding DNA-formamidopyrimidine glycosylase family protein, producing MPEMPEVRGLVDFLGARLTELAITQARVSAISALKTYDPPIEALVGARVQSVVRRGKFVDIATDAGAHLVFHLAKAGWLRWHDTLPTTLIKPGRSPIALRVGFADGSGFDLTEAGTKKSLAVSVVREPDEVPGIARLGPDPLDPAFTRDALAALLAGRRTQIKGVLRDQSIVAGIGNAYSDEILHVAKLSPYALAATLDDAEIDTLYAATIDTLRDAVEAASGKPPAELKDAKRRGMRVHGRQGEACPVCGDVVRSVFFADNSLEYCATCQTGGKVLADRRLSRLLK from the coding sequence ATGCCCGAGATGCCGGAGGTGCGGGGACTCGTCGACTTCCTCGGCGCGCGCCTGACGGAGCTTGCGATCACCCAGGCACGGGTCAGCGCGATCTCTGCGCTGAAGACCTACGACCCGCCCATCGAGGCTCTCGTGGGGGCTCGCGTTCAGAGCGTGGTCCGCCGCGGCAAGTTCGTCGACATCGCGACGGATGCGGGGGCGCACCTCGTCTTCCACCTGGCGAAGGCGGGGTGGCTGCGCTGGCACGACACGCTGCCGACGACGCTCATCAAACCGGGCCGCTCCCCCATCGCGCTGCGGGTGGGCTTCGCCGACGGTTCGGGGTTCGATCTGACCGAGGCGGGCACCAAGAAGTCGCTCGCCGTCTCGGTCGTGCGCGAACCCGACGAGGTTCCCGGCATCGCCCGGCTCGGCCCCGACCCGCTCGATCCCGCCTTCACGCGCGATGCACTGGCCGCGCTCCTGGCAGGTCGCCGTACGCAGATCAAGGGGGTCCTGCGGGATCAGTCGATCGTCGCCGGAATCGGCAACGCCTACTCCGACGAGATCCTCCACGTCGCGAAGCTCTCGCCGTATGCCCTCGCCGCGACCCTCGACGACGCCGAGATCGACACTCTGTACGCCGCGACGATCGACACGCTGCGCGACGCGGTCGAGGCGGCATCCGGCAAGCCTCCTGCCGAGTTGAAGGACGCCAAGCGGCGGGGGATGCGGGTGCACGGCCGCCAGGGCGAGGCGTGCCCGGTGTGCGGTGACGTCGTGCGGTCGGTGTTCTTCGCCGACAACTCCCTCGAGTACTGCGCCACGTGCCAGACCGGCGGCAAGGTGCTGGCGGACCGACGCCTGTCGCGGCTGCTGAAGTGA
- a CDS encoding Fe-S protein, translating into MEILRHIVVLVHLVGFAILFGAWVVEAASRRIRITRLMSLGMTVAAVAGLALAAPWGIEYELNYVKIGVKLVVLLVIAALLGIGSARQRRTGSLPAAIFWPIGILTLANAAIAVIWR; encoded by the coding sequence ATGGAGATCCTGCGTCACATCGTCGTCCTCGTGCACCTCGTCGGCTTCGCCATCCTCTTCGGAGCATGGGTCGTGGAGGCCGCGAGCCGCCGCATCCGCATCACCCGGCTCATGAGCCTGGGCATGACCGTCGCGGCGGTCGCCGGCCTCGCCCTCGCCGCCCCGTGGGGCATCGAGTACGAGCTGAACTACGTCAAGATCGGCGTCAAGCTCGTCGTGCTGCTGGTCATCGCAGCGCTTCTGGGCATCGGCTCGGCCCGTCAGCGCCGCACCGGCTCGCTGCCCGCGGCGATCTTCTGGCCGATCGGCATCCTCACCCTCGCCAACGCCGCCATCGCCGTCATCTGGCGCTGA
- the ribD gene encoding bifunctional diaminohydroxyphosphoribosylaminopyrimidine deaminase/5-amino-6-(5-phosphoribosylamino)uracil reductase RibD, whose translation MPVSETEERAMARALELARRGPVGVNPQVGAVLLSPEGDVIAEGWHHGAGTAHAEVDALSQADPDAVRGATAVVTLEPCNHTGRTGPCALALIEAGVARVVYAMSDPTPTASGGAERLRAAGVETESGVLADEAQELLASWAEAQRLGRPHVTVKWAQSLDGRAAAADGSSQWITGSEAREDVHRRRAGADAIMAGTGTVLADDPALTARTPDGELRPTQPRPVVVGERDIPSDAAVLRHPKEPWHLRTRDLHEVLATLHERGIQRVFVEGGPHLQSALLRAGLVDELLTYVAPVLLGGEHVALDDLGVADISQARRLQLLETRRLGDDLLLISRPAASAEKPASDREGAH comes from the coding sequence ATGCCGGTGAGCGAGACCGAGGAACGCGCCATGGCGCGAGCGCTGGAGCTTGCCCGGCGAGGCCCCGTCGGCGTGAACCCTCAGGTGGGCGCCGTGCTCCTCTCCCCCGAGGGCGACGTGATCGCCGAGGGCTGGCACCACGGCGCCGGAACGGCCCACGCCGAGGTCGACGCGCTGTCGCAGGCAGATCCGGATGCGGTGCGCGGCGCGACCGCCGTGGTCACCCTCGAGCCGTGCAACCACACCGGCCGCACCGGCCCGTGCGCCCTCGCGCTCATCGAGGCGGGAGTCGCCCGGGTCGTCTACGCGATGAGCGATCCCACCCCGACCGCATCCGGCGGCGCCGAGCGCCTGCGCGCGGCCGGCGTCGAGACGGAGTCCGGCGTGCTCGCGGACGAGGCGCAGGAACTGCTCGCCTCGTGGGCCGAGGCGCAGCGGCTGGGGCGCCCGCACGTCACCGTGAAGTGGGCGCAGAGCCTCGACGGCCGCGCGGCGGCGGCCGACGGCTCCAGTCAGTGGATCACCGGCTCCGAGGCTCGCGAGGACGTGCATCGTCGGCGCGCGGGCGCCGACGCGATCATGGCGGGCACCGGCACCGTCCTCGCGGACGATCCGGCTCTGACCGCTCGCACACCCGACGGCGAGCTGCGGCCGACCCAGCCACGACCCGTCGTGGTCGGCGAACGCGACATCCCCTCCGACGCCGCCGTGCTCCGCCACCCGAAAGAGCCCTGGCACCTGCGCACGCGCGATCTGCACGAGGTCCTGGCCACCCTGCACGAGCGTGGCATCCAGCGGGTCTTCGTGGAGGGCGGCCCGCACCTGCAGAGCGCTCTGCTGCGCGCGGGCCTCGTGGACGAGCTGCTGACCTACGTCGCCCCCGTGCTGCTGGGCGGCGAGCACGTCGCCCTCGACGACCTCGGTGTCGCCGACATCTCCCAGGCGCGTCGCCTGCAGCTGCTCGAGACCCGCCGGCTCGGCGACGACCTGCTGCTCATCTCACGGCCCGCCGCATCCGCCGAAAAACCCGCCTCCGATCGAGAAGGAGCCCACTGA